A portion of the Luteolibacter sp. Y139 genome contains these proteins:
- a CDS encoding glycoside hydrolase N-terminal domain-containing protein codes for MRWTVLLPLLCHFAMAEEVTFPSPSPSPELDLPLGNGALFTRISGDTKYETFPLFTDLAKAEQPADPEKPGLNFTGTSRAVVTLDWLDDKVPATNYQRRLNFADGTSVITFQRGGAGFTWTTFISKPDDLLVLHLRTDKPGSLNFRVELAAKTRNENGQRAKVEDRRILAVQYNDFAARAWVYPMESEVTPGENEITVKGEGEALILLAVTTDATKIPHLPDRLKALAGEDHPDTFALWTGLLERHREAYQAANKAATLAGHLDAVRK; via the coding sequence ATGCGCTGGACCGTCTTACTGCCGCTGCTCTGCCACTTCGCCATGGCGGAGGAAGTAACGTTCCCCTCGCCCTCCCCATCGCCGGAGCTGGATCTCCCGCTCGGCAACGGCGCGCTTTTCACCCGCATCAGCGGCGATACGAAATACGAGACCTTCCCCCTCTTCACCGATCTCGCCAAAGCGGAGCAACCCGCCGATCCAGAGAAGCCCGGCCTCAACTTTACCGGCACCTCACGCGCCGTCGTCACCCTCGACTGGCTCGACGACAAAGTCCCCGCCACCAATTACCAGCGCCGGCTCAACTTCGCGGACGGCACCTCCGTCATCACCTTCCAGCGCGGCGGAGCCGGCTTCACCTGGACCACCTTCATCTCGAAGCCCGACGACCTGCTGGTCCTGCACCTGCGCACCGACAAGCCCGGCTCCCTGAACTTCCGCGTGGAACTCGCTGCCAAGACCCGGAATGAAAATGGCCAGCGTGCCAAAGTCGAAGACCGCCGGATTCTCGCGGTCCAATACAACGACTTCGCTGCCCGCGCCTGGGTCTACCCCATGGAGTCCGAAGTCACCCCCGGCGAAAACGAGATCACCGTCAAAGGCGAAGGCGAAGCCCTCATCCTCCTCGCCGTCACCACCGACGCGACCAAAATCCCCCACCTCCCCGACCGCCTGAAAGCCCTCGCCGGCGAAGACCACCCCGACACCTTCGCCCTCTGGACGGGTCTGTTAGAACGCCATCGCGAAGCCTATCAAGCAGCCAACAAGGCCGCGACCCTCGCAGGCCATCTCGATGCAGTTCGCAAGTAA
- a CDS encoding acetolactate synthase, translating to MPAKTIEPGNPVKQFSVLLPNRAGALASLVKLLRSSAIEVVGISVQDSRDATIARLVVTDPDATEQIFVEKGIPHTTCELVVISLRESGPELLPVLDTLMVAETNIDFAYALMPSPKGHTLLALHVEDYDFAVSVLNQAGFKLVYQEGLSR from the coding sequence ATGCCCGCAAAGACGATCGAGCCGGGGAACCCGGTGAAGCAATTCTCCGTGCTGCTCCCGAACCGTGCCGGAGCCCTCGCTTCACTGGTCAAGCTACTGCGTTCCTCCGCCATCGAGGTGGTGGGGATCAGCGTTCAGGACTCGCGTGATGCGACGATTGCGCGGCTGGTGGTGACGGATCCGGACGCGACCGAGCAGATTTTCGTGGAGAAGGGAATCCCGCACACGACGTGTGAGCTGGTGGTGATTTCGCTGCGAGAGTCGGGGCCGGAGTTATTGCCGGTGCTGGATACGCTGATGGTGGCGGAGACGAATATCGACTTCGCGTATGCACTGATGCCGTCGCCGAAGGGGCACACGCTGCTGGCGCTGCATGTGGAGGATTATGACTTCGCGGTGAGCGTGCTGAACCAGGCGGGATTCAAGCTGGTGTATCAGGAGGGGTTGAGCAGGTAG